From a single Nicotiana tomentosiformis chromosome 2, ASM39032v3, whole genome shotgun sequence genomic region:
- the LOC104087048 gene encoding uncharacterized protein isoform X3, whose protein sequence is MSVCKTLFRSSISFIEFKTRSSYRRSFTSHFSSNFAPFNALRLLSPNPGLRIEPCRATSRRYGSTQGAISLEISENAEEMTVPRVAIEIPEEKSEDTVEELLSNKDDVTKFMKMERRSNTEGQGHQDRWFPYLDRFKVGNVDLNSAEVLEALNPVIMDSRKERFRNAVMNRTYSVCLVVEGLSDFGNISAAFRSADALGIQSVHVVACDCSKRYRENRHVSMGAEKWLDIELWDSVHECFKVLKSRGYRIATTHLGMDTVSVYDMDWSCPTAIVVGNELRGISDEALELSDLHCSIPMKGMVDSFNVSVAAGLLMHHAVCDRTSRL, encoded by the exons ATGAGCGTCTGCAAAACCCTATTTCGCTCTTCAATTTCGTTTATTGAGTTCAAAACTCGAAGCAGTTATCGTAGAAGTTtcacttctcatttttcatccaatttCGCTCCTTTTAACGCACTGCGTCTACTCTCTCCTAATCCAG GACTTAGAATCGAACCGTGTAGAGCTACTTCAAGACGATATGGCAGCACTCAAGGAGCAATTTCACTGGAAATTTCGGAAAATGCGGAGGAAATGACAGTTCCGCGTGTCGCCATAGAAATTCCGGAGGAAAAATCGGAAGATACAGTAGAAGAGTTGCTTTCCAATAAAGATGATGTAACAAAGTTTATGAAAATGGAACGTAGGTCCAATACTGAAGGCCAAGGGCATCAGGACCGTTGGTTTCCGTATTTGGATAGATTTAAGGTGGGAAATGTGGACTTGAATAGCGCAGAGGTATTGGAAGCTTTGAACCCGGTTATAATGGATTCGAGGAAAGAGAGGTTTAGAAATGCTGTGATGAATCGGACATATTCTGTATGTTTGGTGGTGGAAGGTTTGAGTGATTTTGGCAATATTTCAGCTGCGTTTCGGTCAGCTGATGCACTGGGCATTCAGTCAGTCCATGTTGTAGCGTGTGACTGTTCGAAAAG GTACAGGGAGAATCGCCATGTCAGCATGGGAGCTGAGAAATGGTTGGACATCGAACTTTGGGATTCTGTCCATGAGTGTTTCAAAGTTTTGAAATCACGTGGTTATCGTATTGCGACAACACATCTTGGAATGGACACA GTTTCTGTATACGATATGGACTGGTCATGCCCAACTGCAATTGTTGTTGGAAATGAACTTAG GGGAATTAGTGATGAGGCTCTTGAATTATCAGACTTACACTGCAGTATTCCAATGAAAGGCATGGTAGACTCATTCAATGTATCTGTTGCTGCTGGCCTACTTATGCACCATGCCGTCTGTGACAGAACTTCTCGCTTG TAA
- the LOC104087048 gene encoding uncharacterized protein isoform X1, whose amino-acid sequence MSVCKTLFRSSISFIEFKTRSSYRRSFTSHFSSNFAPFNALRLLSPNPGLRIEPCRATSRRYGSTQGAISLEISENAEEMTVPRVAIEIPEEKSEDTVEELLSNKDDVTKFMKMERRSNTEGQGHQDRWFPYLDRFKVGNVDLNSAEVLEALNPVIMDSRKERFRNAVMNRTYSVCLVVEGLSDFGNISAAFRSADALGIQSVHVVACDCSKRYRENRHVSMGAEKWLDIELWDSVHECFKVLKSRGYRIATTHLGMDTVSVYDMDWSCPTAIVVGNELRGISDEALELSDLHCSIPMKGMVDSFNVSVAAGLLMHHAVCDRTSRLGCHGDLTIEESQILLAEFTLRHSNSAIRIAHEYAKRKIPQLKSKL is encoded by the exons ATGAGCGTCTGCAAAACCCTATTTCGCTCTTCAATTTCGTTTATTGAGTTCAAAACTCGAAGCAGTTATCGTAGAAGTTtcacttctcatttttcatccaatttCGCTCCTTTTAACGCACTGCGTCTACTCTCTCCTAATCCAG GACTTAGAATCGAACCGTGTAGAGCTACTTCAAGACGATATGGCAGCACTCAAGGAGCAATTTCACTGGAAATTTCGGAAAATGCGGAGGAAATGACAGTTCCGCGTGTCGCCATAGAAATTCCGGAGGAAAAATCGGAAGATACAGTAGAAGAGTTGCTTTCCAATAAAGATGATGTAACAAAGTTTATGAAAATGGAACGTAGGTCCAATACTGAAGGCCAAGGGCATCAGGACCGTTGGTTTCCGTATTTGGATAGATTTAAGGTGGGAAATGTGGACTTGAATAGCGCAGAGGTATTGGAAGCTTTGAACCCGGTTATAATGGATTCGAGGAAAGAGAGGTTTAGAAATGCTGTGATGAATCGGACATATTCTGTATGTTTGGTGGTGGAAGGTTTGAGTGATTTTGGCAATATTTCAGCTGCGTTTCGGTCAGCTGATGCACTGGGCATTCAGTCAGTCCATGTTGTAGCGTGTGACTGTTCGAAAAG GTACAGGGAGAATCGCCATGTCAGCATGGGAGCTGAGAAATGGTTGGACATCGAACTTTGGGATTCTGTCCATGAGTGTTTCAAAGTTTTGAAATCACGTGGTTATCGTATTGCGACAACACATCTTGGAATGGACACA GTTTCTGTATACGATATGGACTGGTCATGCCCAACTGCAATTGTTGTTGGAAATGAACTTAG GGGAATTAGTGATGAGGCTCTTGAATTATCAGACTTACACTGCAGTATTCCAATGAAAGGCATGGTAGACTCATTCAATGTATCTGTTGCTGCTGGCCTACTTATGCACCATGCCGTCTGTGACAGAACTTCTCGCTTG ggATGTCATGGAGATCTAACTATTGAAGAGAGCCAAATCTTGCTGGCAGAGTTCACTTTGCGCCACAGCAATAGTGCAATTAGGATCGCTCATGAATATGCAAAAAGAAAGATACCTCAGCTTAAATCAAAGCTGTGA
- the LOC104087048 gene encoding uncharacterized protein isoform X2, whose amino-acid sequence MSVCKTLFRSSISFIEFKTRSSYRRSFTSHFSSNFAPFNALRLLSPNPGLRIEPCRATSRRYGSTQGAISLEISENAEEMTVPRVAIEIPEEKSEDTVEELLSNKDDVTKFMKMERRSNTEGQGHQDRWFPYLDRFKVGNVDLNSAEVLEALNPVIMDSRKERFRNAVMNRTYSVCLVVEGLSDFGNISAAFRSADALGIQSVHVVACDCSKRYRENRHVSMGAEKWLDIELWDSVHECFKVLKSRGYRIATTHLGMDTVSVYDMDWSCPTAIVVGNELRGISDEALELSDLHCSIPMKGMVDSFNVSVAAGLLMHHAVCDRTSRLGVGTIKLQYIRWNGETMD is encoded by the exons ATGAGCGTCTGCAAAACCCTATTTCGCTCTTCAATTTCGTTTATTGAGTTCAAAACTCGAAGCAGTTATCGTAGAAGTTtcacttctcatttttcatccaatttCGCTCCTTTTAACGCACTGCGTCTACTCTCTCCTAATCCAG GACTTAGAATCGAACCGTGTAGAGCTACTTCAAGACGATATGGCAGCACTCAAGGAGCAATTTCACTGGAAATTTCGGAAAATGCGGAGGAAATGACAGTTCCGCGTGTCGCCATAGAAATTCCGGAGGAAAAATCGGAAGATACAGTAGAAGAGTTGCTTTCCAATAAAGATGATGTAACAAAGTTTATGAAAATGGAACGTAGGTCCAATACTGAAGGCCAAGGGCATCAGGACCGTTGGTTTCCGTATTTGGATAGATTTAAGGTGGGAAATGTGGACTTGAATAGCGCAGAGGTATTGGAAGCTTTGAACCCGGTTATAATGGATTCGAGGAAAGAGAGGTTTAGAAATGCTGTGATGAATCGGACATATTCTGTATGTTTGGTGGTGGAAGGTTTGAGTGATTTTGGCAATATTTCAGCTGCGTTTCGGTCAGCTGATGCACTGGGCATTCAGTCAGTCCATGTTGTAGCGTGTGACTGTTCGAAAAG GTACAGGGAGAATCGCCATGTCAGCATGGGAGCTGAGAAATGGTTGGACATCGAACTTTGGGATTCTGTCCATGAGTGTTTCAAAGTTTTGAAATCACGTGGTTATCGTATTGCGACAACACATCTTGGAATGGACACA GTTTCTGTATACGATATGGACTGGTCATGCCCAACTGCAATTGTTGTTGGAAATGAACTTAG GGGAATTAGTGATGAGGCTCTTGAATTATCAGACTTACACTGCAGTATTCCAATGAAAGGCATGGTAGACTCATTCAATGTATCTGTTGCTGCTGGCCTACTTATGCACCATGCCGTCTGTGACAGAACTTCTCGCTTG GGGGTGGGGACAATCAAATTGCAGTACATCCGATGGAATGGAGAAACTATGGACTAG
- the LOC104087049 gene encoding probable ubiquitin conjugation factor E4, with translation MATTKPQRTPVEIEDIILRKILLVTLVDSMENDTRVVYLEMTAAEILSEGKELRLSRDLMERVLIDRLSGNFVSAEPPFQYLINCFRRAHEEGKKIVSMKDKNVRSEMELVVKQVKKLAVSYCRIHLGNPDMFPNWDTAKSNVSPLLPLVFSEVSSSVDAFGGGGGSGGVTCPPGFLDELFKEGDFDSMDPILKQLYEDLRGTVLKVSALGNFQQPLRALLYLVKYPVGAKSLVNHPWWIPKSVYLNGRVIEMTSILGPFFHVSALPDNTIFKSQPDVGQQCFSESATRRPADLLSSFTTIKTVMNNLYDGLAEVLMSLLKNTVIRENVLEYLAAVINKNSSRAHLQVDPLSCASSGMFVNLSAVMLRLCEPFLDANLTKRDKIDPQYVFSSTRLELRGLTALHASSEEVSEWINQNNPGKVDISKEGSDGENRLLASQEATSSGNDSGGPSILHNSRPTSSSSEKAKYPFICECFFMTARVLNLGLLKAFSDFKHLVQDISRSEDHLSTMKTMLEQAPSPQLQQELSRLEKELELYSQEKLCYEAQILRDGGLLQRALSFYRLMVVWLVGLVGGFKMPLPSPCPMEFASMPEHFVEDAMELLIFASRIPRALDGVLLDDFMNFIIMFMASPEYIRNPYLRAKMVEVLNCWMPRRSGSTATSTLFEGHQLSLEYLVKNLLKVYVDIEFTGSHTQFYDKFNIRHNIAELLEYLWQVPSHRNAWRQIAKEEEKGVYLNFLNFLINDSIYLLDESLNKILELKELEAEMSNTAEWERRPAQERQERTRLFHSQENIIRIDMKLANEDVSLLAFTSEQITAPFLLPEMVERVASMLNYFLLQLVGPQRKSLSLKDPEKYEFRPKELLKQIVKIYVHLARGDKENIFPAAITRDGRSYSDQIFSAAADVLRRIGEDMRIIQEFIDLGAKAKVAASEAMDAEAALGDIPDEFLDPIQYTLMKDPVILPSSRITVDRPVIQRHLLSDSSDPFNRSHLTADMLIPDTELKAKIEEFIRSHELQKRGEDLNLQNTKTTIQTTDTSNLIE, from the exons aTGGCGACTACTAAACCACAGAGAACGCCGGTGGAGATCGAGGACATAATACTTCGGAAAATCCTCCTCGTAACCCTAGTTGATTCAATGGAAAACGATACACGTGTCGTGTATTTAGAGATGACGGCGGCGGAGATTTTAAGCGAGGGCAAAGAATTAAGGTTATCTAGGGATTTAATGGAGCGGGTTTTAATCGATCGACTTTCAGGTAATTTTGTATCGGCTGAACCCCCTTTTCAGTATTTAATCAACTGTTTCCGTAGGGCCCACGAAGAGGGCAAGAAAATTGTGTCGATGAAGGATAAAAACGTCAGGTCTGAGATGGAATTAGTGGTTAAACAAGTTAAGAAACTTGCGGTTTCTTATTGTAGGATACATTTAGGGAATCCTGATATGTTTCCTAATTGGGATACAGCGAAATCGAATGTATCTCCTTTGCTTCCTTTGGTGTTTTCAGAGGTTTCAAGTTCTGTGGATGCGTTTGGTGGGGGTGGGGGTAGTGGGGGAGTGACATGTCCACCTGGGTTTTTGGATGAGTTGTTTAAAGAAGGGGATTTTGATAGTATGGACCCAATTTTAAAGCAGTTGTATGAGGATTTAAGAGGGACTGTGTTAAAGGTTTCAGCTTTGGGTAATTTTCAGCAGCCACTTAGGGCTTTATTGTACTTGGTTAAGTATCCGGTGGGCGCAAAGTCATTGGTGAATCATCCTTGGTGGATTCCTAAGAGTGTGTATTTGAATGGAAGGGTTATTGAGATGACAAGTATTTTGGGTCCTTTCTTTCATGTCAGTGCTTTGCCTGATAATACAATCTTTAAGAGTCAGCCGGATGTTGG CCAGCAATGTTTCTCGGAATCGGCAACACGGCGTCCTGCTGATCTCCTGTCTTCTTTCACAACAATCAAAACTGTTATGAATAACTTGTATGATGGCTTGGCAGAAGTCCTTATGTCTCTTCTGAAAAATACAGTCATTCGTGAAAATGTCCTTGAATATCTCGCAGCAGTTATAAACAAAAATTCTTCAAGGGCTCATTTACAG GTTGATCCATTATCTTGTGCTAGTTCAGGCATGTTTGTAAATCTCAGTGCTGTTATGCTTCGGCTCTGTGAACCTTTCTTAGACGCCAATTTGACGAAAAGGGACAAGATTGATCCCCAATATGTGTTTTCTAGCACCCGTCTGGAACTGAG GGGGTTGACTGCTCTGCATGCATCATCAGAAGAAGTTTCCGAATGGATAAATCAAAATAATCCAGGGAAAGTTGACATCTCTAAAGAAGGCAGTGATGGAGAAAATCGGCTGTTGGCATCTCAGGAAGCTACAAGCTCCGGGAATGATTCTGGTGGACCTTCGATTCTCCACAATAGCAGGCCAACATCAAGTAGTAGTGAAAAAGCCAAATATCCCTTCATATGTGAATGCTTCTTCATGACTGCAAGGGTGCTCAACCTGGGCCTCCTAAAAGCATTTTCAGATTTTAAGCATCTTGTTCAG GACATTTCAAGATCCGAAGATCATTTGTCTACTATGAAAACCATGCTAGAACAAGCACCCTCACCACAGTTGCAGCAGGAATTATCTCGCTTGGAGAAAGAACTTGAGCTGTATTCACAGGAGAAATTATGCTATGAAGCCCAAATACTGAGG GATGGAGGGCTTCTCCAGCGTGCATTATCCTTCTACAGGTTGATGGTCGTTTGGCTGGTTGGCCTTGTTGGTGGTTTTAAGATGCCTTTACCTTCCCCTTGCCCTATGGAGTTTGCTTCTATGCCTGAGCACTTTGTGGAAGATGCCATGGAGCTGCTAATTTTTGCCTCTCGAATTCCTAGAGCTTTGGATGGTGTCTTACTG GATGACTTCATGAATTTCATTATCATGTTCATGGCAAGTCCAGAATATATCAGAAACCCTTATCTTAGAGCAAAGATGGTTGAAGTCCTAAACTGTTGGATGCCCCGTAGAAG CGGCTCGACTGCAACGTCTACTTTGTTTGAGGGGCATCAACTCTCTCTGGAGTATCTTGTGAAGAATCTTTTGAAGGTTTATGTCGACATTGAATTTACAGGTTCCCACACTCAG TTCTATGATAAATTTAATATCCGCCACAACATTGCTGAACTACTTGAATATCTTTGGCAAGTTCCTAGTCACAGGAATGCATGGAGACAG ATTGCCAAGGAGGAGGAGAAGGGTGTTTATTTGAATTTCTTAAACTTCTTGATTAATGATAGCATCTATCTTCTTGATGAAAGTCTTAATAAAATTCTTGAACTAAAAGAGCTGGAAGCTGAAATGTCTAATACAGCAGAATGGGAGCGAAGACCAGCTCAAGAAAGGCAGGAGAGAACTCGCCTGTTCCATTCACAAGAGAAT ATAATTCGAATTGATATGAAGTTGGCAAATGAAGATGTGAGCCTGCTAGCATTTACTTCAGAGCAAATTACCGCCCCTTTTCTTCTTCCTGAGATG GTGGAGAGAGTTGCTAGCATGTTGAATTACTTTTTACTACAGCTGGTGGGTCCACAAAGAAAATCTCTCAGCTTGAAAGACCCTGAAAAGTATGAGTTTCGTCCGAAAGAGTTGTTGAAACAG ATTGTGAAAATATATGTGCATTTGGCGAGAGGGGATAAGGAGAATATCTTTCCAGCTGCAATTACAAGAGATGGTCGATCGTACAGCGATCAG ATATTTAGTGCTGCAGCTGATGTCCTTAGAAGAATTGGTGAAGATATGAGGATCATTCAAGAGTTCATTGACCTTGGCGCAAAAGCCAAGGTTGCAGCTTCAGAAGCAATGGACGCTGAGGCTGCACTTGGAGACATTCCTGATGAATTCCTTGATCCTATCCAA TATACTTTGATGAAGGATCCTGTCATTCTTCCCTCTTCAAGAATAACAGTGGACCGACCTGTTATTCAGAGGCACCTTCTTAGTGATAGT TCGGACCCGTTTAACCGGTCTCATCTAACTGCGGACATGCTGATTCCTGACACCGAGTTGAAGGCGAAAATTGAAGAGTTCATTCGGTCCCATGAATTGCAGAAGCGTGGGGAAGATTTGAATTTGCAAAACACAAAAACAACAATACAAACAACTGATACTTCAAATTTAATTGAGTAG